The following coding sequences are from one uncultured Desulfobacter sp. window:
- a CDS encoding acyl-CoA dehydratase activase: MIFAGIDIGSRSIELVVIKNDQILETRQTDTGFDPISQAKKVLDGVQFDQIMATGYGRNLFEVVYDDASTVTEIKAHAAGVRREFPEVLAILDIGGQDSKSIRLNEQGRVVKFEMNDRCAAGTGKFLEIMANNLGFPLDEFGPAALAARKDLQINSMCTVFAESEVTSLIAKGQDRQEIARGLHLSVVKRAVGMLNRVGAQGPIVFSGGVAQNPCMVKMVSDALEKEILVPKQPQMMGALGAAMILAAKG; the protein is encoded by the coding sequence ATGATTTTTGCAGGTATTGATATTGGATCCAGAAGTATTGAGCTGGTGGTGATTAAGAATGATCAAATACTTGAAACCCGTCAGACCGATACCGGGTTTGACCCCATTTCCCAGGCTAAGAAGGTGTTGGACGGGGTTCAATTTGATCAAATCATGGCCACAGGATATGGACGCAACCTGTTTGAGGTGGTGTATGATGATGCGTCAACGGTCACTGAAATCAAAGCCCATGCCGCGGGTGTCCGGCGTGAGTTCCCCGAGGTCCTTGCCATTCTGGATATCGGCGGCCAGGACAGTAAATCCATCCGGCTCAACGAACAGGGCCGGGTGGTGAAATTTGAAATGAACGACCGGTGTGCGGCAGGTACGGGTAAATTTCTTGAAATCATGGCAAATAATCTGGGATTCCCCCTGGATGAATTTGGCCCGGCCGCCCTGGCCGCCCGGAAAGATCTTCAAATCAACAGTATGTGCACTGTCTTTGCAGAGTCTGAAGTGACGTCGCTCATTGCCAAGGGCCAGGACCGGCAGGAGATTGCCCGGGGTCTTCACCTGAGTGTGGTCAAACGCGCCGTGGGCATGCTGAACCGCGTGGGTGCCCAGGGGCCCATCGTATTCTCCGGCGGGGTGGCACAAAACCCTTGTATGGTGAAGATGGTCTCAGATGCCCTTGAAAAAGAGATTCTTGTCCCCAAACAGCCCCAGATGATGGGTGCCCTGGGCGCTGCAATGATCCTGGCCGCAAAAGGATAA
- a CDS encoding IscA/HesB family protein, with translation MINVSKPAQEQVRMYFEGKEIAPIRIFLNSGGCGGPSLAMALDEKQETDAVFTFDDVEYIMDKDLLEKAGNVDVDFEGTGFRLDSNLKPAGGCSGCSGGTCGV, from the coding sequence ATGATCAATGTTAGTAAGCCTGCCCAGGAACAGGTCAGGATGTACTTTGAAGGCAAAGAAATTGCGCCCATCAGAATCTTTCTTAACAGCGGGGGATGTGGCGGCCCAAGCCTTGCGATGGCTTTGGATGAAAAACAAGAGACAGATGCCGTATTCACCTTTGATGATGTGGAATACATCATGGATAAAGATCTTTTGGAAAAGGCCGGCAATGTGGATGTTGATTTCGAAGGTACCGGGTTTCGACTGGATTCCAACCTGAAACCGGCCGGCGGATGTTCGGGTTGCAGCGGCGGAACCTGCGGCGTTTAA
- the potA gene encoding spermidine/putrescine ABC transporter ATP-binding protein PotA, with the protein MTPIQAKEMLVESVLSIGGLGKSFSGQPILQNFDLDVKTSEFITLLGPSGCGKTTLLRIIAGFEKPDTGTIFLDGKDLLALPAEKRKVNTVFQSYALFPHLTVFNNVAFGLKIKKIQGRELQTRVMQSLEQVKMKEFAQRYPHQLSGGQQQRVAMARAIVNRPRILLLDEPLSALDARLRRDMQMELKKLQREIGISFIFVTHDQEEALSMSDRILVMQEGRIAQLGTPRQVYEEPENLYVARFIGDINFFPGQITKTFDTDQVEVTIFGQQIKAQTERQFQPGDKVVLLLRPEDLRLYEQPPEDIKTFAGSIVERSYRGSTLDTLVRLDDGLLLTTCEFFDEDDPDFDYSVGQRVYISWVKGWEVVLPDEES; encoded by the coding sequence TTGACACCAATACAGGCAAAGGAGATGCTGGTGGAGTCGGTTCTTTCCATTGGCGGACTGGGGAAATCTTTTTCCGGTCAGCCTATTCTTCAAAATTTTGATCTCGACGTAAAAACAAGTGAGTTTATAACGCTTCTTGGGCCTTCGGGATGCGGGAAAACAACGCTTTTGCGAATTATTGCAGGGTTTGAGAAGCCGGACACCGGCACCATTTTTCTTGACGGAAAAGACCTGCTTGCCCTGCCGGCAGAAAAGCGAAAGGTCAACACTGTTTTCCAAAGCTATGCCCTTTTCCCCCATCTCACCGTGTTCAATAATGTCGCCTTTGGCCTCAAAATTAAAAAAATCCAAGGCCGGGAACTTCAGACCCGGGTGATGCAGTCCCTTGAACAGGTAAAGATGAAAGAATTTGCCCAGCGCTATCCCCATCAGCTTTCAGGCGGCCAACAGCAGCGGGTGGCCATGGCCCGTGCCATTGTCAACCGCCCCAGGATTCTTTTGCTGGATGAGCCGCTGTCTGCTTTGGATGCACGGTTGCGCCGGGACATGCAGATGGAACTAAAAAAACTGCAGCGTGAGATCGGCATATCCTTTATCTTTGTGACCCATGACCAGGAAGAGGCCTTGTCCATGTCCGACAGAATTCTGGTGATGCAGGAAGGCAGAATTGCCCAGCTCGGCACCCCCCGGCAGGTCTACGAGGAACCGGAGAATCTATATGTTGCAAGATTCATTGGCGATATCAATTTTTTCCCGGGGCAAATCACTAAAACCTTTGATACCGATCAGGTGGAAGTCACCATTTTCGGCCAACAGATCAAGGCCCAGACCGAGCGGCAGTTCCAGCCGGGCGACAAGGTTGTATTGCTGCTGCGCCCCGAGGACCTAAGGCTGTATGAGCAGCCCCCCGAGGATATTAAAACCTTTGCCGGCAGCATTGTTGAACGCAGTTACCGGGGCTCCACCCTGGACACACTGGTGCGTCTTGATGACGGCCTGTTGCTGACGACCTGCGAGTTTTTTGATGAGGATGACCCGGATTTTGACTACAGCGTCGGCCAGCGTGTATACATCAGCTGGGTTAAGGGTTGGGAGGTTGTTCTGCCTGATGAAGAGTCCTGA
- a CDS encoding S24 family peptidase encodes MPENKVDVLIRRIMSATGISSQAELAKELGINRSGITHARNKNHIPDNWIVKLFRRFRVNPDWVDTGKGPVFFDQKQMDEGSEFRRVPKVAARLSAGTGSFECDPDISQFLSFPSAWLARKGSAAAMVAMEVFGQSMEPLIREGDTVLIDQSQTHIMAGAIYAVGVDDTILVKRLEKHPDSLVLCSDNKDFSPIHLDIHALEKVRVLGRVIWSCREYR; translated from the coding sequence ATGCCGGAAAATAAAGTGGATGTATTGATTCGTCGGATCATGAGCGCCACCGGAATTTCGTCCCAGGCGGAGCTTGCCAAGGAGCTTGGCATCAACCGGTCGGGGATCACCCACGCCAGAAACAAAAATCATATTCCTGATAACTGGATTGTAAAACTGTTCAGGCGGTTCCGGGTCAATCCCGATTGGGTGGATACGGGTAAAGGCCCTGTTTTTTTTGATCAAAAACAGATGGACGAGGGCAGTGAGTTTCGCAGGGTCCCAAAGGTTGCGGCCCGTCTGTCAGCCGGGACCGGGTCGTTTGAATGTGACCCGGATATCTCGCAGTTTCTGTCATTTCCTTCTGCCTGGCTTGCCCGCAAAGGATCGGCTGCCGCCATGGTGGCCATGGAGGTGTTTGGCCAGAGTATGGAGCCTTTGATCCGGGAAGGGGATACCGTGTTGATTGATCAGTCCCAGACCCATATCATGGCCGGCGCCATTTATGCCGTGGGCGTAGACGATACCATCCTTGTCAAACGGTTGGAAAAACACCCTGATTCTTTGGTGTTGTGCAGTGATAATAAAGATTTTTCCCCCATTCATCTGGATATTCATGCCCTTGAAAAGGTCCGGGTGCTTGGCCGGGTGATTTGGAGCTGCCGGGAATACAGGTAA
- the potC gene encoding spermidine/putrescine ABC transporter permease PotC, protein MLRLFYFAGIFFYLYLPISVLIVNAFNLNKYGMKWDGFTVKWFTAMLENHSLMEAARHSMVIALCAATLATMIGALAAIGLNRYRFVGRKIIQGTSMTLMMAPDIILAIAFLVLFVTLGIGLGFWSLLFSHITFCLPFAIMTITGRLQDFDPNILDAARDLGASEKNILTRVILPMMRPALISSWLLAFTLSLDDVIISSFVTGPSYDVLPLKIFSMVKVGVKPEVNALAALLVLLSLALVIVSQLMLKEKKIA, encoded by the coding sequence ATGTTAAGACTGTTTTACTTTGCAGGCATATTTTTCTATCTTTATCTGCCCATCAGTGTATTGATTGTCAATGCATTCAATTTGAATAAATACGGCATGAAATGGGACGGATTTACCGTTAAATGGTTTACGGCAATGCTGGAAAACCACTCCCTGATGGAAGCCGCCCGGCACTCCATGGTCATTGCCCTGTGCGCGGCCACCCTGGCCACAATGATCGGCGCCCTGGCCGCCATCGGACTGAACCGCTATCGGTTTGTGGGGCGCAAAATCATCCAGGGTACAAGCATGACCCTGATGATGGCCCCTGACATCATTTTGGCCATTGCCTTTCTTGTTCTTTTCGTCACCCTGGGTATCGGGCTGGGATTCTGGTCCCTGCTCTTTTCCCACATCACCTTCTGTCTGCCCTTTGCCATCATGACCATCACCGGAAGACTCCAGGACTTTGACCCCAATATCCTTGATGCCGCCAGGGACCTGGGGGCATCGGAAAAAAACATTCTCACCCGGGTGATTCTGCCCATGATGCGGCCGGCACTGATTTCAAGCTGGCTTCTGGCCTTTACTCTCTCCCTTGATGATGTCATCATCAGTTCATTTGTTACGGGCCCAAGTTATGATGTTCTGCCGCTGAAAATTTTTTCAATGGTTAAAGTGGGAGTCAAACCTGAAGTCAATGCGCTTGCCGCACTTCTGGTCCTGCTCTCCCTTGCATTGGTTATTGTCAGTCAATTAATGTTGAAGGAGAAAAAAATCGCATGA
- a CDS encoding lysophospholipid acyltransferase family protein, protein MIKKRFRRFLYYYVFPYGGLLLVRLLSATYRIRIVDPDNEQGILKSGGQLVYASWHQRFFPGITFFSSRKPIAIMISQSRDGEMAARAVDVMGWRAVRGSSSRGGNQALDTIKNLIGQGYKVGHIVDGPQGPFGMVKPGLIRIAQYADLPIVPTITSGENLWVFNSWDRFMVPKPFSRVIIRFGCPIHVPQDLGPTGFELMQAHVAQTLKQLYEDTDAVWQDPGRVKKIFS, encoded by the coding sequence ATGATAAAAAAAAGATTCAGACGTTTTTTGTATTATTATGTGTTTCCCTATGGCGGACTGCTCCTTGTCAGGCTTTTGTCGGCCACCTACCGGATCAGGATTGTTGATCCGGATAATGAACAAGGCATTTTAAAGTCGGGTGGACAACTGGTGTATGCCTCATGGCACCAGCGGTTTTTCCCGGGGATCACTTTTTTTTCAAGTCGTAAGCCCATTGCTATTATGATTTCCCAAAGCCGTGACGGGGAGATGGCGGCCCGGGCAGTAGACGTCATGGGCTGGCGGGCCGTGAGGGGCTCGTCATCCCGCGGTGGCAACCAGGCCCTTGACACCATTAAAAATTTGATCGGGCAGGGATACAAGGTCGGCCATATCGTGGACGGCCCCCAGGGACCGTTCGGTATGGTGAAGCCCGGTTTGATCCGCATTGCCCAGTATGCGGACTTACCCATTGTACCCACCATTACCTCCGGGGAAAACTTGTGGGTGTTTAATTCCTGGGACCGGTTTATGGTGCCCAAGCCATTCTCCCGGGTGATCATTCGTTTTGGTTGTCCCATCCATGTCCCCCAGGATTTAGGGCCTACCGGATTTGAACTGATGCAGGCGCATGTGGCACAGACCCTGAAGCAGCTCTATGAGGATACGGATGCCGTTTGGCAGGATCCCGGACGTGTCAAAAAAATTTTTAGTTAG
- a CDS encoding double-cubane-cluster-containing anaerobic reductase → MSEDYSSMWESLGMDLKAHDALLGVLEQGYKDIYLAQKNRPEGMGYFDFVMSEVHGLRIKELLDEKKQNRKIIGSYCVFVPEEIALAGGATLIGLCSGADFAVEEVEKHLPRNTCSLIKSSFGFKLGKVCPYLEASDMIVGENTCDGKKKAYEIFGSMVDNLYVMDLPQVKSAQGRTLLKAEFERFKTAVEELTGNKITVESLKKGIQVVNAKRAAMHRLATLRKADPSPISGLDALLANQVFFYDNPARFTESVNKICDELESRIKENQGVFPAKTPRILISGCPMAVPNWKLPWIIESSGAVIVGEEACVGERGTRNLVNGSGQTMDELMEAITDRYFQVDCAIFSPNQERSDHIVEMAKAYGADGVIHYGLQFCQPYIMESIPVENRLEKLGIPCMRIETDYGMEDVGQLKTRVEAFIEQISD, encoded by the coding sequence ATGAGCGAAGATTATTCATCCATGTGGGAAAGCCTTGGCATGGATTTAAAAGCCCATGACGCACTACTCGGTGTTTTAGAGCAGGGATACAAGGACATCTACCTGGCCCAGAAAAACCGCCCCGAAGGCATGGGGTATTTTGATTTTGTCATGAGCGAGGTCCATGGGTTGCGGATCAAGGAGCTTCTGGACGAAAAAAAGCAGAACCGCAAAATCATCGGCAGCTATTGTGTGTTTGTGCCCGAAGAGATCGCCCTTGCCGGAGGTGCCACACTGATCGGGTTATGCTCGGGTGCTGACTTTGCCGTTGAAGAAGTTGAAAAACATCTTCCCAGAAACACCTGCTCATTAATTAAATCCTCCTTTGGTTTTAAGCTTGGTAAGGTGTGTCCCTACCTTGAAGCCTCGGATATGATCGTTGGGGAAAACACCTGTGACGGCAAGAAAAAAGCCTATGAAATTTTTGGCAGCATGGTGGACAATCTCTATGTCATGGACCTGCCCCAGGTCAAATCCGCCCAGGGCCGGACGCTTCTCAAAGCGGAATTTGAACGCTTCAAAACAGCTGTGGAAGAATTGACCGGCAATAAAATCACCGTAGAATCACTTAAAAAGGGGATCCAGGTGGTCAATGCCAAACGGGCTGCCATGCACCGGCTTGCAACATTGCGAAAGGCGGACCCATCCCCCATTTCAGGACTTGACGCACTGTTGGCCAATCAGGTTTTCTTTTATGACAACCCGGCCCGGTTTACCGAATCGGTCAACAAGATATGTGATGAACTTGAGAGTCGGATCAAGGAAAATCAAGGCGTATTCCCTGCCAAAACCCCGAGAATTCTCATCTCCGGCTGTCCCATGGCCGTCCCGAACTGGAAACTGCCCTGGATCATTGAATCCAGCGGCGCTGTGATTGTGGGCGAAGAAGCCTGCGTGGGCGAACGGGGCACCCGGAATCTGGTCAATGGGTCCGGCCAAACTATGGATGAACTGATGGAAGCCATTACGGACCGGTATTTCCAAGTGGACTGCGCGATTTTCTCCCCCAACCAGGAACGCAGCGACCATATCGTTGAAATGGCCAAGGCCTATGGTGCAGATGGTGTGATCCATTACGGTCTTCAATTCTGCCAGCCATATATCATGGAATCCATCCCCGTGGAAAACAGACTTGAGAAATTAGGCATCCCCTGTATGAGGATTGAAACCGATTACGGCATGGAGGATGTGGGGCAGCTTAAGACAAGGGTAGAAGCCTTCATAGAACAAATCTCCGACTAG
- a CDS encoding ABC transporter permease subunit, with product MKSPDKTKGCIILLISGWFFLFGVIPLVLLVGTSFLTMDPTDLVKFSFTLKAYFQLFVEPGYIVIFIRSLKLALATTLLCLVLGYPFAWFTARMTPKWRTSTLILLMIPFWTNSLVRTYAMRMVLGTHGVLNKTLLSMGLIHTPLKIMYTDYAVLAGLFYLMLPFMVLPLYATIEKLNFQLVEAARDLGAGPVSALIKVVFPLTLPGIMAGCVMVFVPTMGLYYVASLLGGARQLLVGNLIQQQFLNARNWPLGSATSIILIIFMAVMLIGYGLLLRRFSRERS from the coding sequence ATGAAGAGTCCTGACAAAACCAAAGGCTGCATCATCCTGCTGATCTCAGGATGGTTCTTCCTGTTTGGTGTGATTCCGCTGGTACTGCTTGTGGGGACCAGTTTTCTGACCATGGATCCCACAGATCTGGTCAAATTTTCGTTTACCTTAAAGGCGTATTTTCAGCTGTTCGTTGAACCCGGATACATCGTTATATTCATCCGGTCGTTAAAATTAGCCCTGGCAACGACGCTGCTCTGCCTGGTACTTGGATATCCCTTTGCCTGGTTTACGGCCAGAATGACACCGAAATGGCGCACCTCAACCCTGATACTGCTGATGATTCCCTTCTGGACCAACTCCCTTGTCAGGACCTATGCCATGCGCATGGTTCTGGGCACCCACGGCGTACTCAATAAAACATTATTGAGCATGGGACTGATCCACACCCCTCTAAAAATAATGTACACGGACTATGCGGTGCTGGCAGGACTTTTTTATCTGATGTTGCCCTTCATGGTACTGCCTTTGTATGCAACCATTGAAAAGCTCAACTTCCAGCTGGTCGAAGCAGCCCGGGATCTGGGGGCAGGCCCGGTCAGTGCACTAATCAAGGTTGTGTTTCCCCTTACCCTGCCCGGTATTATGGCAGGCTGCGTCATGGTCTTTGTCCCCACCATGGGGCTTTACTATGTGGCCTCCCTTTTGGGTGGCGCACGCCAACTGCTTGTGGGAAACCTGATCCAGCAGCAGTTTCTCAATGCCAGAAACTGGCCTCTGGGCTCGGCAACCAGCATCATTCTTATTATTTTCATGGCGGTGATGCTGATTGGCTACGGACTGCTTTTACGCCGTTTCAGCCGGGAAAGGAGTTAG
- a CDS encoding (Fe-S)-binding protein — protein MTEAVKLDKGKKAAFKTKLMDKLPNGVNLNMCLTCGACASGCPATGLRDMDPRKFVRMVALGMDDELAKHPWVWLCSQCQRCVYVCPMNIDIAAMVFEARASWPRDERPKGIVGSCDMAMRNSCGSAMGISEEDFEWVVGDILEEVQEEQIGWAELQAPVNKKGAHFFLSQNSREPGTEPEEMVPLWKILNMVGADWTYATRGWGGENYCMFLADNESWEKVTRNSIESAMELGCKVYLNTECGHSTFSVWKGQQKFGIETDLEIAPMVQYYAKWIREGKLKPSSDWNKDLKVTFTCQDPCQQVRKSFGDPLAADLRFVIKQCVGEENFIDMQPNFSNNFCCGGGGGYLQSGFNEERLKYGEIKKDQIVATGADYCVTPCHNCHDQVHKLADHYECEYHTIHLWTLLAFALGVLGGKERMYLGPDLKPLNMPEGEELEEEY, from the coding sequence ATGACCGAGGCAGTAAAACTTGATAAAGGAAAAAAGGCAGCGTTTAAAACAAAACTGATGGACAAACTGCCTAATGGTGTCAATCTAAATATGTGCCTGACATGCGGCGCATGCGCTTCCGGTTGCCCGGCAACCGGTCTTAGAGATATGGATCCGCGTAAATTTGTCAGGATGGTGGCTTTGGGTATGGACGATGAACTGGCCAAGCACCCATGGGTATGGTTGTGCTCCCAGTGTCAGCGGTGTGTCTATGTCTGCCCCATGAACATCGACATCGCGGCAATGGTGTTTGAGGCCCGCGCCTCATGGCCCAGAGACGAAAGGCCCAAAGGTATTGTCGGCTCCTGTGATATGGCCATGAGAAACTCCTGCGGCAGTGCCATGGGCATTTCCGAAGAGGACTTTGAATGGGTTGTTGGCGACATTCTTGAAGAAGTCCAGGAAGAGCAGATCGGCTGGGCAGAACTTCAAGCACCGGTCAATAAAAAAGGCGCACATTTCTTTTTAAGCCAGAATTCCCGTGAACCAGGTACAGAACCCGAAGAAATGGTGCCCCTGTGGAAAATCCTCAACATGGTCGGTGCAGACTGGACCTACGCCACACGGGGTTGGGGCGGAGAAAATTACTGCATGTTCCTTGCCGATAATGAGAGCTGGGAAAAAGTCACAAGAAACTCCATTGAATCTGCCATGGAACTGGGTTGCAAGGTGTACTTGAACACCGAATGCGGCCACTCCACCTTTTCCGTATGGAAGGGTCAACAAAAATTCGGTATAGAGACCGATCTTGAAATCGCGCCCATGGTTCAATATTACGCCAAATGGATCCGGGAAGGAAAACTTAAACCCAGCTCCGACTGGAACAAAGACTTAAAAGTCACATTTACCTGCCAGGACCCCTGTCAACAGGTTAGAAAAAGCTTTGGTGATCCATTAGCCGCAGATTTACGCTTTGTAATCAAACAATGTGTCGGTGAAGAAAACTTCATTGATATGCAGCCCAACTTTTCCAACAATTTCTGTTGTGGCGGCGGCGGCGGATACCTTCAGTCCGGCTTTAACGAAGAACGTTTGAAATACGGCGAAATCAAAAAAGACCAGATTGTGGCCACCGGTGCTGACTACTGTGTAACGCCCTGTCACAACTGCCACGATCAAGTTCACAAGCTGGCGGATCACTATGAATGTGAATATCATACCATCCATTTATGGACACTGCTTGCCTTTGCATTAGGCGTGCTTGGTGGCAAGGAACGGATGTATCTTGGACCGGACCTGAAACCACTTAACATGCCGGAAGGCGAAGAGTTGGAAGAAGAATATTAA
- a CDS encoding universal stress protein has translation MSKNLTLAIPAMMLAGFIFGIFMDAAFLKGLIIPFTFLMVYPMMVTLNIQKVFEGGDVKAQVLTQAINFGVVPFLAYALGLIFFKDQPYMALGLLLAGLVPTSGMTISWTGFAKGNLAAAVKMTVIGLTLGSIATPLYVRMLMGTTIEIDMTAIFKQIVVIVFIPMAAGYLTRRSLVKKHGEKGFKLSVAPKFPPLSTLGVVGIVFIAMALKARAIAAAPSMLAYILIPLVIIYGFNFIFSSFVGKKLLPRGDAIALVYGSVMRNLSIALAIAINAFGKQGASAALVVAVAYIIQVQSAAWYVKLTDRIFGPPTADDKRPSKPTFKKTPVPPPPQEEPQGSMVAEIKKILFATDITPTAKYAARYACTIGNKFDAKVWAIHVVPDLLAEYSAGAGVNIKDPEKQEEFNRDAVESAEQILGERIKTTSEKVIQEISACPLSKDRIMVKTGDPVEEITRAAVEGDFDLIIMGTHGDQGFDDILLGSTAQGVIHESKIPVLVARPA, from the coding sequence ATGAGTAAAAATCTGACCCTGGCGATTCCGGCAATGATGCTGGCCGGATTTATATTCGGCATTTTCATGGATGCCGCTTTTTTAAAAGGCCTGATTATTCCGTTTACCTTTTTAATGGTTTACCCCATGATGGTCACCTTGAATATCCAGAAAGTATTTGAGGGCGGGGATGTGAAAGCCCAGGTGCTGACCCAGGCCATCAACTTCGGCGTGGTCCCTTTCCTGGCCTATGCGCTGGGACTGATCTTTTTTAAGGACCAGCCATACATGGCTTTGGGTTTGCTGCTGGCAGGACTTGTTCCCACCTCGGGCATGACCATCTCCTGGACCGGATTTGCTAAGGGCAATCTGGCGGCCGCCGTAAAAATGACGGTTATCGGTCTGACTTTGGGCTCCATTGCCACCCCCCTGTATGTCCGCATGCTCATGGGCACAACCATTGAAATTGACATGACGGCCATTTTCAAGCAGATCGTGGTCATTGTTTTCATCCCCATGGCGGCCGGTTACCTGACCCGCAGATCCCTGGTTAAAAAACACGGGGAAAAGGGATTTAAATTATCGGTGGCCCCCAAATTCCCGCCCCTGTCCACTTTGGGCGTTGTGGGCATCGTGTTCATTGCCATGGCCCTGAAGGCCCGGGCCATTGCCGCGGCACCCAGCATGCTTGCCTACATCCTGATCCCATTGGTCATCATTTACGGATTCAATTTTATCTTCAGCAGTTTTGTGGGTAAAAAACTGTTGCCCCGGGGGGATGCCATTGCACTTGTTTACGGCTCGGTCATGCGCAACCTCTCCATTGCCCTGGCCATTGCCATAAACGCATTCGGCAAACAAGGGGCCTCGGCCGCCCTGGTTGTGGCGGTGGCCTATATCATCCAGGTTCAGTCCGCGGCCTGGTACGTCAAACTGACCGATAGAATATTCGGTCCGCCGACTGCCGACGATAAACGGCCTTCGAAACCCACCTTCAAAAAAACCCCGGTACCCCCGCCCCCCCAGGAAGAGCCCCAGGGATCCATGGTCGCGGAGATCAAAAAAATCCTCTTTGCCACGGACATCACGCCCACGGCCAAATACGCGGCCCGCTATGCCTGCACCATCGGCAATAAATTCGATGCAAAGGTATGGGCCATCCACGTGGTTCCGGATCTTCTAGCGGAATATTCGGCAGGGGCCGGTGTCAACATAAAGGACCCTGAAAAGCAGGAAGAATTCAACCGTGACGCGGTTGAAAGTGCTGAACAAATTCTTGGAGAACGTATTAAAACCACATCGGAAAAGGTGATCCAGGAGATCTCGGCCTGTCCCCTGTCAAAGGACCGTATCATGGTCAAAACAGGTGATCCTGTGGAAGAGATTACCCGGGCTGCGGTTGAAGGGGATTTTGACTTGATCATCATGGGCACCCACGGAGATCAGGGCTTTGACGATATCCTTTTGGGCAGCACAGCCCAGGGTGTCATCCACGAATCAAAGATTCCTGTCCTTGTAGCACGCCCCGCGTAA
- a CDS encoding threonyl-tRNA synthetase editing domain-containing protein, translating to MLHSFTHLGQDKADPDQAKQLLDRVHQRLLKAEYEASLTAYGYYNDLVLEAPGHPLARIYKEF from the coding sequence TTGCTCCACTCTTTTACCCACCTGGGGCAGGACAAAGCCGACCCGGATCAAGCCAAACAGCTGTTGGATCGCGTGCATCAAAGGCTTTTAAAGGCAGAATATGAGGCCTCTCTGACAGCCTACGGATACTACAACGACTTGGTCCTTGAGGCACCCGGCCATCCGTTGGCGCGTATTTATAAAGAATTTTAA
- a CDS encoding extracellular solute-binding protein, with amino-acid sequence MKPFFRPLMILSFLLLAALHAQAAEKIYVYNWTEYLPESVIEQFTKETGIEVVYTTYDSNETMYAKLKLIQKDGYDVAVPSTYFVSKMGREGMLVKLDQTLLPNMKNLDPELLNKNYDPHNNYSIPYLWGSTGIAVNTDEMPKERITSWKDLWNPEFKGRLLLQDDLREVFHMALRLKGYSGNTTDPKEIEQAYLLLKKLMPNVLLFNSDSPRLPFIAGEVGIGMMWNGEAWMAQQENPAIQYVYPKEGASFWVDSFVIPKGARNPKGAHQFINFMMKPEVAKVCVEEYGYPTPVKPAVDLLDPKLKSDRTIFPDTAIIKQGEFQNDVGPAIEIYQRYWEKLRTGD; translated from the coding sequence ATGAAACCTTTCTTTAGACCGCTTATGATCCTTTCTTTCCTGCTGCTTGCCGCACTCCACGCCCAGGCCGCAGAAAAAATTTATGTGTACAACTGGACGGAATATCTGCCCGAATCCGTTATCGAACAATTCACCAAAGAGACGGGCATTGAAGTGGTTTACACCACCTATGACAGCAATGAGACCATGTATGCCAAACTCAAGCTGATCCAAAAAGATGGATACGATGTGGCCGTTCCCTCTACCTATTTTGTTTCAAAGATGGGCAGGGAAGGCATGCTGGTAAAATTGGACCAGACCCTTTTGCCCAATATGAAGAATCTTGATCCCGAGCTGTTAAACAAAAATTATGATCCGCACAACAACTACTCCATACCCTATTTATGGGGGTCCACCGGCATTGCTGTAAACACCGATGAAATGCCCAAAGAACGAATTACATCATGGAAAGATTTATGGAACCCTGAATTCAAAGGCAGACTGCTGCTCCAGGACGATCTGAGGGAAGTGTTTCACATGGCTTTGCGACTCAAGGGATATTCCGGTAATACCACGGATCCCAAGGAGATTGAACAGGCGTATCTTCTGCTCAAAAAGCTGATGCCCAATGTGCTGCTCTTCAACTCGGACTCCCCGAGATTACCCTTTATAGCCGGCGAAGTCGGCATCGGCATGATGTGGAACGGTGAAGCCTGGATGGCCCAACAGGAAAATCCGGCAATCCAGTATGTATACCCCAAAGAGGGTGCAAGCTTCTGGGTGGACAGTTTTGTGATCCCCAAAGGGGCAAGAAACCCCAAAGGCGCACACCAATTTATCAACTTCATGATGAAACCCGAAGTGGCCAAAGTCTGTGTTGAAGAGTACGGCTACCCGACCCCGGTGAAACCGGCCGTTGACCTGCTGGATCCAAAGCTCAAAAGCGACCGGACCATATTTCCCGATACCGCGATCATCAAACAAGGGGAGTTCCAAAATGACGTGGGACCGGCCATTGAAATTTATCAACGTTACTGGGAAAAACTTCGCACCGGCGATTAA